ATCGAGCAGGCCCCTGTCCGAGTTTTTGTGGTGCATCTACTAAACCATATTTAGCTTTTAAGGTCTCTAGCAGTTTTGTGAGATCTTTTCCTTCTGTACTTTGTCCGGTTATTCCCATTGGCATTGCTTCAATCAAGCGAAGAACTAAGCCATTATCGATACAGAATTGGATCATTTTGTCGATATCCTGATCATTGATTCCAATCATCGGTACCATGTTGATCTTAATCATTTTAAAGCCCGCATCGATTGCGGCAAAGATTCCTCTTTTAACTTTATCGATACAATCATTGCCTGTAATTTGGTGGACAGTGAGAGGATTGAGTGAATCGAGGCTAATATTAAGACGGTCAAGTCCCGCCTCTTTTAGGGGTTTTGCTAGGCGTTCGAGTTGTGTTGCGTTTGTGGTCATAGAGAGATCTTTTATGGTGGGGATCTCTTTCATTCGTGCAATGAGCTCGGTGACATCCTTTCTTAAAAGAGGTTCACCGCCGGTGATGCGGTAGTGATCGGTTCCCATTGCTGAAAAAGCTTTAACAACGCGAATAATCTCATCAAATGTGAGCCAATTTTTATTGACCTCAAAACCTTTAAACCCTTTAGGGATGCAGTAGGTGCA
This Ignatzschineria indica DNA region includes the following protein-coding sequences:
- the moaA gene encoding GTP 3',8-cyclase MoaA, with the protein product MLIDQFGRKIDYVRISVTDRCDLRCTYCIPKGFKGFEVNKNWLTFDEIIRVVKAFSAMGTDHYRITGGEPLLRKDVTELIARMKEIPTIKDLSMTTNATQLERLAKPLKEAGLDRLNISLDSLNPLTVHQITGNDCIDKVKRGIFAAIDAGFKMIKINMVPMIGINDQDIDKMIQFCIDNGLVLRLIEAMPMGITGQSTEGKDLTKLLETLKAKYGLVDAPQKLGQGPARYYQSPDGSFTFGLITPLSQHFCDSCNRVRLAVDGTLYMCLGQEEAYPLREMLRDHCSDEELQKAIREAIDLKPQKHEFRTDATKIKRIMSMTGG